One part of the Mycobacterium sp. 050128 genome encodes these proteins:
- a CDS encoding helicase-related protein, which produces MPSGAKARIRANIAALHLLRTLHDAQRPATPAEQRTLAAWSGWGAVPQVFDTRHHDLDDERNTLAELLDREQYRQAEASILNAHYTDPAIAAAVWDALGRAGFSGGRVLEPGCGSGTFIAHAPANAVMVGVESDATTAAIAALLYPSAQIRHEGFETTRVPENSFTAAIGNVPFGRYAVTDPAYNPARHSIHNHFILKSLALTAPGGYVAVLTSRYTLDAAKSSARREIAAKADLIGAIRLPSKAFARVAGTEVVTDLLILRRRDARTPTADELPDWVNTEAVELTDPDTGGAETLTLNSYFAANPHNVLGQLELGHGLNGSPQLTVRGASGTELADQLSQRLHSLIDSARQRGLGLTATTADLTDVSANLFDPGLITATDRGADTPLYTLRYNQNTRGIEYWAGHQWEPHKTPKTLLAETRELISLRDVAASLIASQRDGRPPSERDQLRGHLNTLYDNYVSRHGPVNRFTWVYPSVTPERRAQRLAAAETAWRTAEGTPEHPYNGPIPDELAAHWDIEASEAPAPYKKRRHLDGGMRHDPGWALVAALEIFDEDTGTAQKAPIFSTDLLTAPLERATADTPEEALAMCLDRAQRVDVDLIARLLEVDSADARDLIAGLVYPSLDDPDELIPAVTALSGNVRAKLARALEATQTNPIYNDYAAALQQVLPAQREAQDIKVRPGAPWIPAPVIAAFAEKTFGITGVTVEHLGGRWIVDIPSYKRHGRLMTDEWGTDRRGCDAVSLLEAACNSKAVLVNTDEGVLDAQATFAAQAKMAKISEEFTRWLWSDDNRRDNLVAEYNRRFNSLRAPAYDGSHMRFPGMSDHFTPHFYQRNAVARIIAEPTVLLDHVVGAGKTGTCVAGALELRRLGLVRQPWLVVPNSITEQVGREAKQWYPAAKVLLGSAATTAEGRRRFIAQTASSDWDLVVIPQSAFTAINVSNDMRVNYIEEQLDTLREQLAAAEADRSKKRIELAIKSAQNRLEKLLAANTKDAGLRFEESGCDYLMIDEAHTYKNLGRTCNIEELSCANASQRAEDLALKPRVLRQRRRDEAQAKGIPAHRAVERVATFATGTPIANSLGELWVMQTYLRPDLLEQAGVADLGDWGAAFTATTTTIEVNSTGTKLRPVTRVGKFTNLPELLALSSIYTDVVTRDQVPVALPALHTGQRQIISLQPDIEVVDFITDLGYRLDHLDARQPQRDNQLKISTDGRNVSLDPRLAHLPAPPHSRAAAVAERIMSVHHQYRDRPYTHPDTGAPAGTGALQIVFCDRGTPSKNPRQFSIYQALKDELTQRGMPEPAIRFVHEAKNLQELKHLFAQCNRGEVSVLIGSTEKMGTGVNVQARAAALHHVDVPWRPCDLEQREGRILRQGNQNLDGIHIFNYVTEGSYDTVMWQKVQAKALFIEQMHRNEIKDTEIEDLSGGDIGAAAAETKAIATGDPRYLRQVELDDTVKRLTALQRAHQQSVRNRDWQVNILERAIPNKQRDIDQLAPVARAAAAHVAAGGPPRLTIAETTYTERVPAAQALANVLRCAYTAGKDRGASRFEPIGANIHGIDILAARDLTHDQLLLRLAVPSRTIDIDALELLSTGARLGADLNGPKQLGLLRRVENLYHGLPEHHARLQHDRDRDQGALDDFLANPPEPFEHTDELAAKDAELKALTLELRMAAESPEAKAKAAAAEQRLKARGRKPGWSLLLNPTPALLEELGFPNADALRKTLRARERLTLEHRQHSIDHPGHDL; this is translated from the coding sequence GTGCCGTCGGGCGCCAAGGCCCGCATCCGTGCCAACATCGCCGCCCTCCACTTGCTGCGCACCCTGCACGACGCCCAACGCCCCGCCACCCCGGCCGAACAACGCACCCTGGCCGCCTGGTCGGGATGGGGTGCCGTACCCCAGGTCTTCGACACCCGCCACCACGACCTCGACGACGAACGCAACACTCTGGCCGAGCTGCTCGACCGCGAGCAATACCGCCAAGCCGAAGCCTCCATCCTCAACGCCCACTACACCGATCCCGCCATCGCTGCCGCGGTGTGGGACGCACTAGGGCGGGCCGGATTTTCCGGCGGCCGCGTCCTGGAACCAGGTTGCGGATCAGGGACATTCATCGCCCACGCCCCCGCCAATGCTGTCATGGTTGGCGTCGAAAGCGACGCCACCACCGCCGCCATCGCCGCCTTGCTCTACCCCTCAGCGCAAATCCGCCACGAAGGTTTTGAGACCACCCGCGTTCCGGAGAACAGTTTCACCGCCGCCATCGGCAACGTTCCCTTTGGCCGCTACGCGGTCACCGACCCCGCCTACAACCCGGCCCGACACAGCATCCACAACCACTTCATCCTCAAATCCCTGGCCCTCACCGCACCGGGCGGCTACGTGGCCGTCTTGACCAGCCGCTACACCCTGGACGCCGCGAAATCCTCGGCCCGGCGTGAAATCGCCGCCAAAGCCGATCTCATCGGCGCCATCCGGCTTCCCTCCAAAGCCTTCGCCCGCGTCGCCGGCACCGAGGTCGTCACCGACCTTCTGATCCTTCGCCGCCGTGACGCGCGCACACCTACCGCCGACGAGCTGCCCGACTGGGTCAACACCGAGGCTGTCGAACTCACCGACCCCGACACCGGCGGCGCCGAAACACTGACTCTCAACTCGTATTTCGCCGCAAACCCGCATAACGTGCTCGGCCAACTAGAGCTCGGACACGGGCTCAACGGCTCCCCTCAACTCACCGTGCGCGGCGCCAGCGGCACCGAGCTCGCCGATCAGCTCAGCCAGCGGCTGCACTCCCTGATCGACTCCGCACGCCAACGCGGCCTGGGACTGACCGCCACCACCGCAGACCTCACCGACGTCTCGGCAAACCTATTCGATCCAGGACTCATCACCGCCACCGACCGCGGCGCCGACACCCCCCTCTACACCCTGCGCTACAACCAGAACACTCGCGGCATCGAATACTGGGCCGGACACCAATGGGAGCCTCACAAAACCCCCAAAACCCTTCTGGCAGAGACCCGCGAACTCATCAGCTTGCGCGACGTCGCAGCCAGCCTGATCGCCTCGCAACGCGACGGCCGCCCACCGTCCGAACGCGATCAGCTCCGCGGTCACCTCAACACTCTCTACGACAACTACGTGAGCCGCCACGGCCCGGTGAACCGGTTCACCTGGGTCTACCCCAGTGTCACCCCAGAACGCCGCGCCCAGCGCCTCGCCGCCGCCGAAACCGCCTGGCGCACCGCGGAAGGCACCCCCGAACACCCCTACAACGGGCCGATACCCGACGAGCTCGCCGCCCACTGGGACATCGAAGCCTCCGAAGCGCCCGCCCCCTACAAGAAGCGCCGGCACCTCGACGGCGGAATGCGCCACGACCCCGGCTGGGCGCTGGTCGCCGCCCTCGAAATCTTCGACGAAGACACCGGCACCGCCCAAAAGGCACCCATCTTCTCCACCGACCTGCTCACCGCCCCCCTCGAACGGGCCACCGCTGACACTCCCGAAGAAGCGCTGGCGATGTGCCTTGATCGCGCCCAACGCGTCGACGTCGACCTCATCGCCCGGCTCCTCGAGGTCGACAGCGCCGACGCCCGCGACCTCATCGCCGGCCTGGTCTATCCCAGCCTCGATGACCCCGACGAACTCATCCCCGCGGTCACCGCGCTCTCAGGCAACGTCCGCGCCAAACTTGCCCGCGCTCTCGAAGCCACCCAGACCAATCCGATCTACAACGACTACGCGGCCGCCCTCCAACAGGTGCTGCCGGCCCAGCGCGAGGCCCAAGACATCAAAGTGCGCCCGGGCGCACCCTGGATCCCCGCCCCCGTCATCGCAGCGTTCGCCGAAAAAACGTTCGGTATCACCGGCGTCACCGTCGAACACCTCGGCGGACGCTGGATCGTCGACATCCCCTCTTACAAACGCCACGGCCGGCTGATGACCGACGAATGGGGCACCGACCGGCGCGGCTGCGACGCCGTCAGCCTGCTCGAGGCGGCCTGCAACTCCAAAGCCGTCCTGGTCAACACCGACGAAGGTGTCCTCGACGCCCAGGCCACATTCGCCGCGCAAGCCAAAATGGCCAAGATCAGCGAGGAATTCACCCGCTGGCTGTGGTCTGACGACAATCGCCGCGACAACCTGGTGGCCGAATACAACCGCCGCTTCAACTCCCTGCGCGCACCCGCCTACGACGGCTCACATATGCGCTTCCCAGGGATGTCTGATCACTTCACTCCGCACTTCTACCAGCGGAATGCGGTCGCGCGCATCATCGCCGAGCCGACCGTTTTGCTGGATCACGTTGTCGGAGCAGGCAAGACGGGCACCTGCGTGGCAGGAGCGCTTGAACTGCGACGCTTGGGGCTGGTGCGCCAACCCTGGCTCGTCGTGCCCAACTCGATCACCGAGCAAGTCGGACGCGAAGCCAAACAGTGGTACCCGGCAGCCAAAGTGCTACTCGGGTCAGCCGCGACCACCGCCGAAGGTCGCCGGCGCTTCATCGCTCAAACCGCCTCTAGCGACTGGGATCTGGTCGTCATCCCGCAGTCGGCGTTCACCGCGATCAACGTGTCCAATGACATGCGAGTCAACTACATCGAAGAACAACTCGACACGTTACGTGAACAGCTCGCAGCCGCCGAAGCTGACCGCAGCAAGAAACGCATCGAACTGGCGATCAAATCTGCTCAAAACCGGCTCGAAAAGCTGTTGGCCGCCAACACCAAAGACGCCGGTCTGCGCTTTGAAGAATCAGGCTGTGATTACCTCATGATCGACGAGGCTCACACCTACAAAAACCTCGGCCGCACCTGCAACATCGAGGAACTGTCCTGCGCGAATGCCTCACAACGCGCAGAAGACCTCGCCCTCAAGCCCCGTGTCCTGCGCCAGCGGCGTCGCGACGAAGCCCAAGCCAAAGGCATTCCCGCCCACCGCGCCGTCGAACGCGTCGCCACCTTTGCCACCGGAACACCCATCGCGAACTCACTCGGCGAACTGTGGGTCATGCAAACCTACTTGCGCCCAGACCTTCTCGAACAAGCAGGAGTCGCCGATCTGGGAGACTGGGGCGCAGCCTTTACCGCCACCACTACCACCATCGAAGTCAACTCCACCGGAACCAAACTGCGCCCCGTCACCCGCGTCGGCAAATTCACCAACCTGCCCGAGCTGCTCGCCCTGTCATCGATTTACACCGACGTCGTCACCCGCGATCAGGTCCCCGTCGCACTGCCGGCCCTGCACACCGGGCAACGCCAAATCATCAGTCTGCAACCCGACATCGAAGTCGTTGACTTCATCACCGACCTCGGTTACAGGCTCGATCATCTCGATGCCCGCCAACCGCAGCGCGACAACCAACTCAAGATCAGCACCGACGGACGCAACGTCTCCCTCGATCCACGCCTTGCTCACCTGCCCGCACCACCACACAGCCGAGCGGCCGCCGTCGCCGAACGCATCATGAGCGTGCACCACCAATACCGCGACCGCCCCTACACCCACCCCGACACCGGCGCCCCGGCCGGCACCGGCGCGCTGCAGATCGTCTTCTGTGACCGCGGCACCCCGTCGAAAAATCCTCGCCAGTTCAGCATCTATCAAGCCCTCAAAGACGAACTGACACAACGCGGCATGCCCGAACCCGCGATCCGCTTCGTCCACGAGGCCAAGAACCTCCAAGAACTCAAACACCTCTTCGCCCAATGCAATAGAGGCGAGGTGTCGGTGCTGATAGGTAGCACCGAAAAGATGGGCACCGGAGTCAACGTGCAAGCCAGAGCCGCGGCCCTGCATCACGTCGACGTGCCCTGGCGACCATGCGACCTTGAACAGCGCGAAGGCCGAATCCTGCGCCAGGGCAACCAAAACCTCGACGGCATCCACATCTTCAACTACGTCACCGAAGGCTCCTACGACACCGTCATGTGGCAAAAAGTACAAGCCAAAGCCCTGTTCATCGAACAAATGCACCGCAACGAAATCAAGGACACCGAGATCGAAGACCTATCCGGCGGCGACATCGGCGCCGCGGCCGCCGAAACCAAAGCCATCGCCACCGGCGACCCCCGCTACCTACGCCAAGTCGAACTCGACGACACCGTCAAACGCCTCACCGCGCTGCAACGCGCGCACCAACAATCGGTCCGCAACCGCGACTGGCAGGTCAACATCCTCGAACGCGCCATCCCCAACAAGCAACGCGACATCGATCAGCTCGCGCCCGTCGCCCGGGCCGCCGCCGCTCACGTCGCCGCCGGCGGCCCGCCACGGCTGACCATCGCCGAGACCACCTACACCGAACGCGTCCCCGCCGCCCAAGCGCTCGCCAACGTGCTACGGTGCGCCTACACCGCCGGAAAAGACCGCGGTGCCAGCCGATTTGAGCCCATCGGCGCCAACATTCATGGCATCGACATCCTCGCCGCCCGCGACCTCACCCACGACCAACTCCTGCTGCGCCTGGCTGTACCGTCACGCACCATCGACATCGACGCCCTTGAGCTGCTCTCAACAGGCGCACGACTCGGGGCTGACCTCAACGGCCCCAAACAACTCGGCCTGCTACGCCGCGTGGAAAACCTCTACCACGGACTGCCCGAACACCACGCCCGACTGCAACACGACCGCGACCGCGATCAAGGCGCCCTCGACGACTTCCTGGCCAACCCCCCAGAGCCGTTCGAGCACACCGACGAACTGGCCGCCAAAGACGCAGAACTCAAGGCGCTCACCCTCGAACTGCGCATGGCCGCCGAAAGCCCAGAAGCCAAAGCCAAAGCAGCAGCGGCCGAACAACGCCTAAAGGCTCGCGGCCGCAAACCCGGTTGGAGCCTGCTGCTCAACCCCACCCCGGCCCTGCTCGAAGAACTCGGCTTCCCCAACGCCGACGCCCTACGCAAAACCCTGCGGGCCCGCGAACGCCTGACCCTCGAACACCGCCAACACAGCATCGACCACCCCGGCCACGACCTCTAG